One genomic segment of Ricinus communis isolate WT05 ecotype wild-type chromosome 3, ASM1957865v1, whole genome shotgun sequence includes these proteins:
- the LOC8275641 gene encoding zinc finger CCCH domain-containing protein 20, with the protein MMIGEHLPHSNPTVQIPSWDPFLDEPTSPLPSPFSNATTSPFLDSLTALHRYLPSNEPDSFSDDFDVAVDAFSCDHFRMYEFKVRRCARGQSHDWTECPYAHPGEKARRRDPRRYHYSGTACPDFRKGGCKKGDACEFAHGVFECWLHPARYRTQPCKDGPACRRQVCFFAHTPDQLRVLPQQSPRGNRSGSGPSDMEIGSPLRHHFDSYFTKAGSFGSSPTSILTSPPLSPSDSPPISPSSPQVTGGSFGSFNSASELVASMRSLQLGKMKIGHATASWVMQNRPGFGSSRGSSLRPNFCSLPTTPTRIISRVGPGQQDFWDCSLDEEPVMERVESGRDLRAKIYAKLSKENSLGRVDPTPSAPDVGWVSELVK; encoded by the coding sequence ATGATGATCGGAGAACATCTTCCACATTCGAATCCAACTGTCCAAATCCCATCATGGGACCCATTTCTCGACGAGCCTACGTCACCGTTACCTTCCCCATTCAGTAACGCCACTACTTCCCCTTTCCTTGATTCCTTAACGGCGCTCCACCGTTACTTACCCTCGAACGAGCCTGACTCGTTTAGCGACGACTTTGACGTGGCTGTTGATGCTTTTTCATGCGATCATTTTCGCATGTACGAGTTCAAAGTTCGACGCTGCGCACGTGGCCAGTCACATGACTGGACTGAATGTCCGTACGCTCATCCCGGAGAAAAAGCTCGCCGTAGAGACCCCCGCCGGTATCATTACTCTGGGACCGCCTGCCCAGACTTTCGGAAAGGTGGATGTAAAAAAGGTGATGCGTGTGAGTTTGCCCATGGTGTTTTCGAGTGCTGGCTGCACCCGGCTCGCTATCGCACCCAGCCGTGTAAAGATGGCCCGGCTTGTCGCCGTCAAGTCTGTTTTTTTGCCCATACCCCTGATCAGCTTCGGGTTTTGCCGCAGCAGAGCCCCAGAGGTAACAGGTCTGGATCGGGTCCGAGCGACATGGAAATTGGGTCGCCTTTGAGGCATCATTTCGACTCGTACTTTACTAAGGCGGGATCATTTGGTTCTTCTCCAACGTCGATTTTAACTTCGCCGCCATTGTCTCCTTCGGATTCGCCACCGATTTCACCGAGTAGCCCTCAAGTGACAGGAGGGTCATTCGGGTCATTCAACTCGGCGAGTGAGCTTGTTGCGTCTATGCGCAGTTTGCAGCTGGGTAAAATGAAAATTGGACACGCAACTGCTTCCTGGGTCATGCAAAATAGACCTGGGTTTGGATCCTCTCGTGGGTCATCTCTTCGACCCAATTTCTGTAGCCTACCAACTACTCCGACCCGGATCATATCTCGGGTTGGACCGGGTCAGCAGGATTTCTGGGATTGCAGTCTTGATGAAGAGCCTGTAATGGAGAGAGTGGAATCAGGAAGAGATTTAAGGGCAAAGATATATGCAAAACTTAGCAAGGAGAACTCGCTAGGTCGGGTTGACCCGACTCCGTCTGCGCCTGATGTTGGGTGGGTTTCGGAGCTGGTGAAATGA